In Oncorhynchus mykiss isolate Arlee chromosome 1, USDA_OmykA_1.1, whole genome shotgun sequence, the following proteins share a genomic window:
- the rtkn2a gene encoding rhotekin-2 produces MANMDYQRDVQNFRRNASARSSCSSLAMEIKRKKISESTVFLQSEDSNMQEKIDFEIRMRDGTYKLLVASTNREQILNASKNLLTCNTRIKAYMTEMHKENHDMRVASQRLSDRVSDDRVACRGRVALSGLRIPLMWKDSDHFNNKGSTRRVAIFCLMRIGSEVFDTEMVVVDRSMTDVCFEGVTVFNGVGPAFELKVELYSCAIEEETILVNTPKKLAKKLRSSFGRASGRKLCPLLEAGDPDAFLQSNPIPLGARYSLLAYTSLGLAWADGAFQSHSLIVLQDAESSSWLPLYGNLCCRLVAQPVCMTQDMMNGYLIQQQSVEGLSRYCSLYCVLKAGRLFCYYTPEEITAKVDPSLIIPTNKDTRIRVVDKGPQKRSNSLTITNPVVGGALTNIFTTDSREELEDWMEAFWQHFYDQSQWQNCCSELMKIEVTSPKKPPLFLTKQADSVYNDLSINSPGKFESITDIIHSKIEETGGHFLIGEEEAREPPKWSALFDGSIPMVVQKSVLSPGKESPCPSPTPSSVSNDNKKRRAPPPPADKQPFSLPPARPPPPYQEKENVGARTKSGRPSLDAKFSAIIQQLQRNPGGLSRKNAPLGQIEPPQQDLEYPQTPDVPHRPAPVPAPRNKLRKSFREKMNPKAW; encoded by the exons ATGGCGAATATGGACTATCAGCGGGACGTTCAAAATTTCAGGAGAAATGCAAGTGCTCGGTCCTCGTGTTCCTCTCTTGCAATGGagataaaaagaaagaaaataagtGAGAGCACTGTATTCTTGCAATCAGAG GACTCTAACATGCAGGAGAAGATAGACTTTGAGATCCGCATGCGGGACGGGACCTACAAGCTCCTGGTGGCCAGCACCAATAGAGAGCAGATCCTGAATGCCTCCAAGAACCTCCTGACCTGCAACACTCGGATCAAGGCCTACATGACAGAAATGCACAAGGAGAACCATGATATGAGAGTCGCATCTCAGAG ACTATCAGATCGAGTTTCAGATGATCGTGTGGCCTGCAGAGGAAGAGTGGCCTTGTCTG GGCTGCGCATACCGTTGATGTGGAAAGACTCTGACCACTTTAATAACAAAGGGA GCACGCGGCGGGTTGCCATCTTCTGCCTGATGAGAATTGGATCTGAAGTTTTTGACACTGAGATGGTGGTTGTGGACAGATCGATGACTGATGTTTGTTTTGAGGGTGTAACAGTTTT TAACGGTGTTGGGCCTGCCTTCGAGCTGAAAGTGGAGCTGTATAGCTGTGCCATAGAGGAGGAGACCATCCTGGTCAACACCCCAAAGAAACTGGCCAAGAAGTTACGCAGCTCTTTTGGCAGGGCATCTGGGAGGAAACTCTGCCCCCTGCTTGAAGCTGGAGACCCTGATGCTTTCCTGCAGTCCAACCCAATACCGCT GGGGGCAAGGTACAGCCTGCTGGCGTACACCTCTCTGGGCTTGGCCTGGGCCGATGGGGCCTTCCAGTCCCATTCTCTCATAGTCCTCCAGGATG CTGAGTCGTCCTCCTGGCTGCCCCTCTATGGGAACCTCTGCTGTCGTCTAGTTGCCCAGCCCGTCTGTATGACCCAGGACATGATGAATGGCTATCTGATTCAGCAG CAAAGTGTGGAGGGGCTGTCCCGATACTGCAGCCTGTACTGTGTGCTCAAGGCTGGGAGGCTGTTCTGCTACTACACCCCTGAGGAGATTACTGCCAAGGTGGATCCCAGCCTCATCATACCCACCAACAAG GACACTAGGATCCGTGTGGTGGATAAGGGCCCTCAGAAGAGGTCCAACAGTCTGACCATCACCAACCCAGTGGTGGGGGGGGCTCTGACCAACATCTTCACAACTGACAGCAGGGAGGAGCTGGAGGACTGGATGGAAGCATTCTGGCAGCACTTCTACGACCAGA GTCAGTGGCAGAACTGCTGTAGTGAGCTGATGAAGATTGAGGTTACGTCACCAAAGAAACCCCCACTCTTCCTCACCAAACAGGCTGACTCTGTCTACAATGACCTGA GTATAAATTCTCCTGGAAAGTTTGAGAGTATCACCGACATCATCCACAGCAAAATTGAGGAAACAGGGGGCCACTTCCTCATTGGTGAGGAGGAGGCAAGGGAGCCTCCTAAATGGTCTGCTCTGTTTGACGGGTCCATCCCCATGGTGGTGCAGAAGAGTGTTTTATCTCCGGGCAAAGAGAGTCCCTGTCCCAGCCCAACTCCCAGCTCTGTCTCCAATGACAACAAGAAAAGGCGTGCCCCGCCCCCACCTGCTGACAAGCAGCCTTTCAGCCTCCCACCAGCCAGACCCCCTCCTCCGTATCAGGAAAAGGAGAACGTTGGGGCGCGAACCAAGTCGGGACGACCTTCGCTGGACGCCAAGTTCTCTGCCATCATCCAGCAGCTGCAGAGGAACCCTGGTGGCCTGTCCAGAAAGAACGCCCCCCTGGGCCAGATAGAGCCTCCCCAGCAGGACTTGGAGTACCCCCAGACTCCTGATGTCCCCCACAGGCCTGCCCCCGTCCCTGCTCCACGCAACAAACTGAGGAAGTCCTTTAGGGAGAAGATGAACCCTAAAGCCTGGTGA
- the LOC110529921 gene encoding protein ZNF365 isoform X1, whose product MFRVVGEMQQKVCARRTSLFTENGQARGASADPQLPFRCPRCGEHKRFRSLASLRAHLEYSHSYYHTMHELSLPTRRVHSHPERALHGGSLSDTREVTICIERCRMHPVGTQAAEEIKTENEEEEEEEASKDGLKIHKSSPGTDHIPSPFPFDEPPDPGSKLEVVFPERNVCTEEMTLRRRLAEVLRVVDSTMQRRLHRVTTELAKTDTELLCECALSQHLAQERQEVQEKERALSRQADVAMMVIATLKEQLKESKYELERREQDVITIQNFLEAATQHEICGKVRIQCFIENLLKRIALAERLLEYYQSSPSPPNYTDYMYQTAENRPHRIPKSRSAGCQLSQSCPQEGKTHPSLLGRKVGHSSYFRPDHRDEVWTQGSRSVGFED is encoded by the exons ATGTTCCGG GTCGTAGGTGAAATGCAGCAGAAGGTATGTGCCAGGAGGACCTCTCTCTTCACTGAGAATGGACAGGCTCGTGGGGCATCTGCTGACCCCCAGCTCCCATTCAGGTGCCCTCGGTGTGGGGAGCATAAGAGGTTCCGTAGTCTGGCCTCCTTGAGAGCCCACCTGGAATACAGCCACAGTTACTACCACACCATGCACGAGCTGAGCCTTCCGACCCGCAGGGTGCATTCCCACCCAGAGAGAGCCCTGCACGGAGGCTCCCTGAGTGACACACGAGAGGTCACTATCTGCATAGAGAGGTGTCGTATGCACCCTGTGGGGACGCAGGCAGCTGAGGAGATAAAGACTgagaatgaagaggaggaagaggaagaggccaGTAAAGATGGTCTCAAAATCCACAAGTCCAGCCCTGGGAcagatcatatcccttccccctTTCCATTTGACGAACCTCCAGACCCAGGCAGCAAGCTTGAGGTAGTGTTTCCAGAGCGGAATGTCTGTACCGAGGAGATGACGCTCCGGCGCAGGCTGGCCGAGGTCCTACGGGTGGTGGACAGCACCATGCAGAGGAGGCTGCACAGGGTCACCACGGAGCTTGCCAAGACGGACACAGAGCTGCTGTGTGAGTGTGCCCTCTCCCAGCACCTGGCGCAGGAGAGGCAGGAGGTACAGGAGAAGGAGCGGGCGCTGAGCCGGCAGGCGGACGTGGCCATGATGGTGATTGCCACGCTGAAGGAGCAGCTGAAGGAGTCAAAGTACGAGCTGGAGAGGCGAGAACA agACGTCATCACCATTCAGAATTTCCTTGAGGCTGCCACCCAGCATGAGATATGTGGTAAAGTTCGGATCCAATGCTTCATTGAGAACCTGCTTAAACGCATCGCCCTGGCTGAGAGGCTACTGGAGTACTATCAGAGCTCCCCCAGTCCACCGAACTACACAGATTACATG TACCAGACAGCTGAAAACAGACCTCATAGAATCCCCAAAAGCAG GTCAGCGGGTTGTCAGCTGTCACAGTCCTGTCCCCAGGAAGGTAAAACGCACCCCTCCCTATTAGGGCGGAAAGTGGGTCACTCTAGCTACTTCAGACCTGATCACAGAGATGAAGTCTGGACCCAGGGCAGCAGATCAGTTGGATTTGAGGACTAG
- the LOC110529921 gene encoding protein ZNF365 isoform X2 yields the protein MQQKVCARRTSLFTENGQARGASADPQLPFRCPRCGEHKRFRSLASLRAHLEYSHSYYHTMHELSLPTRRVHSHPERALHGGSLSDTREVTICIERCRMHPVGTQAAEEIKTENEEEEEEEASKDGLKIHKSSPGTDHIPSPFPFDEPPDPGSKLEVVFPERNVCTEEMTLRRRLAEVLRVVDSTMQRRLHRVTTELAKTDTELLCECALSQHLAQERQEVQEKERALSRQADVAMMVIATLKEQLKESKYELERREQDVITIQNFLEAATQHEICGKVRIQCFIENLLKRIALAERLLEYYQSSPSPPNYTDYMYQTAENRPHRIPKSRSAGCQLSQSCPQEGKTHPSLLGRKVGHSSYFRPDHRDEVWTQGSRSVGFED from the exons ATGCAGCAGAAGGTATGTGCCAGGAGGACCTCTCTCTTCACTGAGAATGGACAGGCTCGTGGGGCATCTGCTGACCCCCAGCTCCCATTCAGGTGCCCTCGGTGTGGGGAGCATAAGAGGTTCCGTAGTCTGGCCTCCTTGAGAGCCCACCTGGAATACAGCCACAGTTACTACCACACCATGCACGAGCTGAGCCTTCCGACCCGCAGGGTGCATTCCCACCCAGAGAGAGCCCTGCACGGAGGCTCCCTGAGTGACACACGAGAGGTCACTATCTGCATAGAGAGGTGTCGTATGCACCCTGTGGGGACGCAGGCAGCTGAGGAGATAAAGACTgagaatgaagaggaggaagaggaagaggccaGTAAAGATGGTCTCAAAATCCACAAGTCCAGCCCTGGGAcagatcatatcccttccccctTTCCATTTGACGAACCTCCAGACCCAGGCAGCAAGCTTGAGGTAGTGTTTCCAGAGCGGAATGTCTGTACCGAGGAGATGACGCTCCGGCGCAGGCTGGCCGAGGTCCTACGGGTGGTGGACAGCACCATGCAGAGGAGGCTGCACAGGGTCACCACGGAGCTTGCCAAGACGGACACAGAGCTGCTGTGTGAGTGTGCCCTCTCCCAGCACCTGGCGCAGGAGAGGCAGGAGGTACAGGAGAAGGAGCGGGCGCTGAGCCGGCAGGCGGACGTGGCCATGATGGTGATTGCCACGCTGAAGGAGCAGCTGAAGGAGTCAAAGTACGAGCTGGAGAGGCGAGAACA agACGTCATCACCATTCAGAATTTCCTTGAGGCTGCCACCCAGCATGAGATATGTGGTAAAGTTCGGATCCAATGCTTCATTGAGAACCTGCTTAAACGCATCGCCCTGGCTGAGAGGCTACTGGAGTACTATCAGAGCTCCCCCAGTCCACCGAACTACACAGATTACATG TACCAGACAGCTGAAAACAGACCTCATAGAATCCCCAAAAGCAG GTCAGCGGGTTGTCAGCTGTCACAGTCCTGTCCCCAGGAAGGTAAAACGCACCCCTCCCTATTAGGGCGGAAAGTGGGTCACTCTAGCTACTTCAGACCTGATCACAGAGATGAAGTCTGGACCCAGGGCAGCAGATCAGTTGGATTTGAGGACTAG
- the LOC110529936 gene encoding 2-aminoethanethiol dioxygenase, whose translation MLRDNMTSIVQKIARQALVTFRNPSSFGDKAFLGNQCKLQSLMTEIRAADLKIAPRKVDSASTPLPHNPPVTYMHICETDEFSMGVFLLKSGASIPLHDHPGMYGMLKVMYGKVRITCFDRLDKSTSVASDTQFSPPLLPFQRGALRRSILGSVGEFTEESGPCILTPDRNNLHQIDAVDGPTAFLDILAPPYDPDDGRDCHYYKVLQSAPDSEDKKADDQKEIWLMEVSQPSEFWCGGEPYPGPEVKI comes from the coding sequence ATGCTTCGAGACAACATGACCTCCATCGTACAGAAAATTGCTAGACAGGCGCTTGTAACTTTTAGAAACCCATCTTCATTTGGTGATAAAGCGTTTTTGGGTAATCAATGTAAACTCCAAAGCCTCATGACCGAAATCAGAGCTGCGGATCTGAAGATCGCTCCAAGGAAAGTTGACAGCGCTTCTACGCCTTTGCCACACAACCCCCCGGTCACATACATGCACATATGCGAGACAGACGAATTCAGCATGGGGGTGTTTCTGCTAAAAAGCGGTGCTTCCATCCCCTTGCACGACCACCCGGGAATGTACGGAATGTTGAAAGTTATGTATGGCAAGGTCAGGATCACCTGTTTTGACAGGTTGGACAAATCAACTAGCGTGGCCAGTGACACGCAATTCAGCCCTCCACTGCTACCTTTTCAGAGAGGTGCGCTGAGGAGGTCGATACTCGGGTCGGTCGGGGAGTTTACAGAAGAAAGCGGGCCGTGTATCTTGACCCCTGACCGAAACAACCTTCACCAAATTGATGCAGTCGATGGGCCCACCGCTTTCCTCGATATTTTGGCACCCCCATATGATCCAGACGACGGGAGAGACTGTCATTATTACAAAGTTCTGCAGTCTGCCCCGGATTCTGAGGACAAAAAGGCTGACGATCAAAAAGAAATTTGGCTGATGGAAGTATCCCAACCTTCTGAATTCTGGTGTGGTGGTGAACCATACCCCGGCCCTGAAGTGAAGATCTGA
- the LOC110529928 gene encoding early growth response protein 2b — protein sequence MTAKTIDKVWVPTSSFIQDIQEVIYSMEEEISASLPETGTGLKVESYWKQHDQLGETKGGDCFSEERGTLEFIYQGNFTQPPRTQAVAYTGKVSINSRGVEYWNPGGAINVASADIRVAASSPVSISPSPEPPNLYAGTVSCTMAQSQHDINHMYATPSYSCTGEMYQDQSTYLATSTCPMSYPQPSYSSYTSPKSTVDSALLNIMPDYSGFFQPNCQRDIQAFPDRKALPYSLDSLRVPPPLTPLNTIRNFTLGGPAIEGPCPPNPYNTSNLPLRPILRPRKYPNLPSKTPVHERPYPCPAESCDRRFSRSDELSRHVRIHTGHKPFQCRICMRSFSRSDHLTTHIRTHTGEKPFSCDHCGRKFARSDERRRHTKIHLRQKEKKSS from the exons ATGACAGCTAAAACTATTGACAAAGTTTGGGTACCCACCAGTAGTTTTATACAAGACATTCAAGAGGTAATCTATTCAATGGAAGAGGAAATATCCGCATCATTGCCAGAGACGGGAACTGGGTTAAAAGTTGAGTCATATTGGAAACAGCACGACCAATTGGGTGAAACCAAGGGGG GTGATTGTTTTAGTGAAGAAAGGGGCACCCTCGAGTTTATTTACCAGGGCAACTTTACGCAGCCACCGCGCACTCAGGCTGTGGCATACACCGGGAAGGTCTCGATCAATTCTAGAGGTGTAGAATACTGGAATCCCGGGGGTGCCATTAACGTAGCTAGTGCTGACATAAGGGTGGCAGCTTCGTCCCCGGTGTCTATCTCGCCCTCGCCTGAACCACCAAACCTTTACGCAGGAACTGTGAGCTGCACCATGGCGCAGAGTCAACACGATATAAACCACATGTATGCTACGCCGTCTTACTCTTGTACCGGGGAAATGTACCAGGATCAATCAACCTACCTGGCAACGTCGACCTGCCCCATGTCTTATCCACAGCCGTCGTACTCATCCTATACATCACCAAAGTCGACAGTGGACAGCGCACTCTTAAACATCATGCCTGACTACAGCGGGTTCTTCCAGCCAAACTGCCAACGAGACATCCAGGCATTTCCTGACAGGAAAGCGTTACCATATTCACTGGACTCTCTGAGGGTTCCACCACCTCTGACACCTCTGAACACAATAAGGAATTTTACGCTTGGGGGACCTGCGATAGAGGGCCCTTGTCCACCAAATCCCTACAACACTTCGAACTTACCCCTGAGGCCAATATTGAGACCGAGAAAGTATCCAAACCTCCCAAGCAAAACGCCTGTCCATGAGCGACCATACCCTTGCCCAGCAGAGAGCTGCGATAGGAGGTTCTCGCGGTCGGACGAGCTGAGCAGACACGTTAGGATCCACACAGGGCACAAACCCTTCCAGTGTCGGATCTGCATGCGCAGTTTCAGTCGCAGCGACCACCTCACTACGCACATCCGGACACACACTGGAGAAAAACCCTTCTCCTGCGACCACTGTGGAAGAAAGTTTGCCAGGAGTGATGAAAGAAGGAGACACACGAAAATCCACttaagacagaaagagaaaaagtCATCATAA